AAACTTCAAAACAAAAACTTCAAAAGCTTGTTGAAGAGGATTTAGATAAAAATACCGATTTTATATTTTCAATTATAAATGAACAATATAATAGGTATAAAAATGTACTTTCAAAAAATGAATTGAAATCAAAAATTACTGAAATTATAAAAGATACTAAGTTTGGTAAAACAGGTTATTTTTTTGTTACTGATTTAAATAATAAAATTATCGCCCATCCTATAGAACCAAAACTTGAGGGAAAAGATTTTTCAAAAGTAAAAGATAAAAATGGAATAGCTTTCATAAAAGCTTTAACTAAGAAAATTAAATCAGGTAAAAAAGATAGTTTTATCTCATATGTTTGGGAAAAACCAGAAACAAAAGAATTAGAAACAAAAATCTCTTATGGAAGATTATTTGAACCTTTTAATTGGGTTATTGCAACAGGTGAATATGTTGATAATTTAGATGCACAAATGCAAAAAGAAGCCTTAGATAATCTATCGCAAATGAGATATTCAAATAACGGATACTTTTGGGTAAATGATTCTAAGCCTGTTTTAATTATGAATCCAAATGGGAAAGATCAAATAGGAAAGAATTTAAAAGATACAGTTGATTCAAATGGTAAAAAATACTTTCAAGAGTTTGTTGATGTTGCAAAAGCTAAAGGTGAGGGACTTACAAGTTATTATAAAAATAAACCTGGTGAAACAAAAGCTAAACAAAAACTATCATATATTGCATATTTTGAACCATGGGATTGGATTATAGGAACAGGAACTTATATAGAAGATATTGAAAAAAGTATAGATAAAATGGTTGAGCACTCAAAAGAAGAGATTAATAATGTTATTTTACAAATATTAATAATATCTATTGTTGTTGTTATTTTGATTACACTTTTGATTTCATTTGTCTTAAATAAGATTTTAGTTGAACCAATTGAAGATTTAAAATCAGGATTATTACAGTTTTTTAAATTTTTAAATCATGAATCAAATGATATAAAACATCTAGAAGTATTCTCAAATGACGAAATAGGTCATATGTCTAAAATGATAAATGATAATATTGTAAATACTCAAAAAATAATAAATCAAGATAAAATAGTAATTGAAGAGGTTTCTGATTTAGTTAATCACATTAGTTCAGGTGAGTTATCAGGAAGAATCAATGCTACAAGTTTAAGTCCATCTATTAAACAATTAATTCTAGTATTTAATGATATGATGAAACATCTTCAAGAAATAGTAAACCATTCACTTGGCGTATTAAAAAAATACCAAGAGAATGATTTTAGAGTAGAAACTACTATGAAATGTACAGGTGAAATATGCGATTTAATGAATGGAATCAATGATTTAGGGCATACAATAAGTGACATGCTTGTAGAAAATAAGAAAAATGGACTCACTTTAAATGAATCGGCTAAAATTTTATCTGCTAATGTTGATATTTTAAATACATCATCTCAAGAATCAGCCTCTTCTTTAGAAGAAACAGCAGCTGCTCTTGAAGAGATAACTGGAAATATTAGAGAAAATGTAGATCATATTAAAACTATGAGTAAATATGCAAGTGCATTAAATAACTCATCAAAAGAGGGAAATAGTTTAGCTACTAGAACTTCTAAATCTATGGATGAAATAGATGAGCAAGTTCATTCAATAAATGATGCAATAACTGTAATTGATCAAATAGCATTTCAAACAAATATACTTTCACTTAATGCAGCAGTAGAAGCAGCAACAGCAGGTGAAGCTGGAAAAGGTTTTGCAGTTGTTGCAGGTGAGGTGAGAAATCTTGCAAGTAGAAGTGCCCAAGCAGCAAGTGAAATTAAAGAAATTGTTGAAAATGCAACAATTAAAGCAAATGAGGGTAAAACAATTGCAGATGAGATGATTAAAGGTTATGATGTTTTAAATGAAAATATAAATAAAACCATTACACTTATTGAAGATGTTACAGATGCTAGTAAAGAACAACAAGTTGGAATTGAGCAGATAAATGATGCAATTAATGAGCTTGATCATCAAACACAACAAAATGCAAGTGTAGCAATGAGAACAAAAGATGTATCATCTCAAACTTCTGAAATATCACAAAGAATTGTTAATAATGCAGATGCAAAAGAGTTTGTAGGAAAAGATGAAGTTAAAGCAATAAAGCTTTAATTTCTAAAGTAAATATCTTTTAAGAGTGCTTTGCAAATAGGTTTTGTAAAATTATATTTGAACTCGCACTCTTTTAAGTAAAAAAAGAAGTTATCTTGGTTTACTCCTTTATACTTTTTTAAATTCTGTTTTAAAAATTCCCAAAACTCTTTAAGTGGGGTGGCATATGAGTTTTGTGATTGTAATTTATGCCATTTTAAATATCTTTCAAAGTCTTCATCTTTATCTTGCATTGGCGCTTTTGGTAAAGAGGGCATTAAAAGTGTATAAACTCTGTTATTTGTATAAAATCCTATAATATTTATAGCTTCATAAAGGCTTTTATTCTTTTTTTGTAGTTGTTTTTCATTGAAGTAATAAAACTCTTCATATGATGTATTATCTTGAATAGAGATATAATAAAGTTCTTCAAGGTAGTTTGCAATAAGTTTTCTAAAAATATCATAACGATTTGATACAGTTCTGTAATTTACATTTAAATGTTTTGAAAGATTTAAAGCAGGGGTATTATTACAAAAACCTTCGATAATTTTTATATCAGTGTCAATTTTTTTTAAAGAGAATTTTTTGTTACAATCTTTACATTTTTTATAATTATCTTTTAACGTATAAAGTGTTCTTGAATTGCAATATGGACAATTTGTTATTTTCATAAAAAAATTATATCTTATTTTTGTTCAAAATATACATAAGCGTTGAAATTTTTTTCACCTATTTTAAGAAAAAATGAGTAAACTATTAAAAATGAATATCTATTCAGAAGGAAAGAAAATATGTGTAAAGATTGCGGTTGTAGTATAACAGATCATGAGCATAATCATGAACATAGTCATAGTCACGAACATAGCCATGAACATGGAAGTTCAAGTCATCAAGCAGCACATGAAACATTACATCATAATCCACAATTAAATGATAGTAAAACAGTTTCAGTAATAAAAAAGATTTTAGATAAAAATGATCATGAAGCAGCTCACAATAGAGCTCATTTTGATAATCATAAGGTTTTAGGAATTAACTTAATGAGTAGCCCAGGAAGTGGTAAGACAACACTTCTAGAAAAATTAGTTGATTTTGCTGATTTTAAATTTGGTGTTGTTGAGGGTGATTTAGAAACAAATAAAGATGCAGATAGATTAAATAGCAAAAATATCAAAGCAGTACAAATTCAAACAGGAAGTGCTTGTCACTTGGATGCTTTTATGGTACATAAAGGCTTACATGATATGCCTTTAGATGATTTAGATGTATGTTTTGTTGAAAATGTAGGAAATTTAGTTTGTCCAGCTTCATATGATGTAGGTACACATTTAAATATTGTATTAGTATCTATTCCTGAGGGTGAAGATAAAATTGCGAAATATCCTGTAATGTTTAGAGCAGCAGATTTAATACTATTTACAAAAACAGATCTACTTCCATACTTTGAGTATGATTTAGAAAAAGAGAAAGAAACAGCAAGAAAATTAAAACCAAATGTTGATATATTAGAGGTTTCTACAAAAGATGAAGAGTCATTGAAAAAAGTATTAGACTGGATTAATTTTAAAAGAAAAATGAGATAGTTTTACTTTAAAGCTAAAATAAATTAATGTATGTAGTTTATAATTACATGCATTAAAAGGAGAAAAAATGTGTTTATCTATACCATCAAAGATAACAAAAATTGATAGAGAAAACAATATCTGTACAGTTGATACTATGGGTGTTGAAAGAAGTGCAAGTTTAGATTTAATTGACCAAGAGATAAATATTGGTGATTATGTATTAATTCATATAGGTTTTGCAATGAATAAAATTGACGAAGAAGATGCTTTGGAATCTTTAAGTCTTTATGAACAAATAATTGAGAACATTGAAGAAGAAGAGAGGCAAGCACAAATAATAAGAGAAAATAAAAGCTGTTAAAAGAGATATAATGCAAGAGATACAATTAAAAGATTTATATGATGGTTTTAGAGATGCA
The window above is part of the Malaciobacter marinus genome. Proteins encoded here:
- a CDS encoding methyl-accepting chemotaxis protein — its product is MSILKNLNLRTKILSIVILTIVTIAIIIASKSILSIEELTQKNIQEYKDNAFAQKENELKSYVSMALRSVKSFYEQTSKQKLQKLVEEDLDKNTDFIFSIINEQYNRYKNVLSKNELKSKITEIIKDTKFGKTGYFFVTDLNNKIIAHPIEPKLEGKDFSKVKDKNGIAFIKALTKKIKSGKKDSFISYVWEKPETKELETKISYGRLFEPFNWVIATGEYVDNLDAQMQKEALDNLSQMRYSNNGYFWVNDSKPVLIMNPNGKDQIGKNLKDTVDSNGKKYFQEFVDVAKAKGEGLTSYYKNKPGETKAKQKLSYIAYFEPWDWIIGTGTYIEDIEKSIDKMVEHSKEEINNVILQILIISIVVVILITLLISFVLNKILVEPIEDLKSGLLQFFKFLNHESNDIKHLEVFSNDEIGHMSKMINDNIVNTQKIINQDKIVIEEVSDLVNHISSGELSGRINATSLSPSIKQLILVFNDMMKHLQEIVNHSLGVLKKYQENDFRVETTMKCTGEICDLMNGINDLGHTISDMLVENKKNGLTLNESAKILSANVDILNTSSQESASSLEETAAALEEITGNIRENVDHIKTMSKYASALNNSSKEGNSLATRTSKSMDEIDEQVHSINDAITVIDQIAFQTNILSLNAAVEAATAGEAGKGFAVVAGEVRNLASRSAQAASEIKEIVENATIKANEGKTIADEMIKGYDVLNENINKTITLIEDVTDASKEQQVGIEQINDAINELDHQTQQNASVAMRTKDVSSQTSEISQRIVNNADAKEFVGKDEVKAIKL
- a CDS encoding HypC/HybG/HupF family hydrogenase formation chaperone: MCLSIPSKITKIDRENNICTVDTMGVERSASLDLIDQEINIGDYVLIHIGFAMNKIDEEDALESLSLYEQIIENIEEEERQAQIIRENKSC
- the hypB gene encoding hydrogenase nickel incorporation protein HypB, yielding MCKDCGCSITDHEHNHEHSHSHEHSHEHGSSSHQAAHETLHHNPQLNDSKTVSVIKKILDKNDHEAAHNRAHFDNHKVLGINLMSSPGSGKTTLLEKLVDFADFKFGVVEGDLETNKDADRLNSKNIKAVQIQTGSACHLDAFMVHKGLHDMPLDDLDVCFVENVGNLVCPASYDVGTHLNIVLVSIPEGEDKIAKYPVMFRAADLILFTKTDLLPYFEYDLEKEKETARKLKPNVDILEVSTKDEESLKKVLDWINFKRKMR